The Lycium barbarum isolate Lr01 chromosome 10, ASM1917538v2, whole genome shotgun sequence genome includes a region encoding these proteins:
- the LOC132614862 gene encoding auxin-responsive protein SAUR68-like encodes MPMLSAKKLIKMARRWQKFVAKQRKRISFPRNGSDADICSTSSSSKVEKGHFVVYTADQRRFVIPLVYLENEAIAQLLNLSEEEFGLPSGGPITLPCDSDFMDYVISLIKKGVSAGDLHKALLLSIPSCCCSTSSFYQESGNQHILVY; translated from the coding sequence ATGCCAATGCTCAGCGCTAAGAAACTCATCAAGATGGCCAGGAGATGGCAGAAGTTCGTGGCCAAGCAGAGAAAGAGAATTTCATTTCCTAGAAATGGCAGTGATGCTGATATTTGCAGTACATCCTCATCCTCCAAAGTTGAAAAAGGACATTTTGTGGTATATACGGCTGATCAAAGGCGCTTCGTGATTCCCTTGGTTTACCTTGAAAATGAGGCCATTGCACAACTTTTAAACTTGTCCGAAGAAGAGTTTGGGTTACCGAGTGGTGGCCCTATTACATTACCCTGTGATTCGGACTTCATGGACTATGTAATTTCCCTTATCAAGAAAGGTGTATCAGCTGGAGATCTTCACAAAGCGTTGCTCCTCTCAATTCCTTCATGTTGCtgttcaacttcttctttttacCAAGAAAGTGGAAATCAACACATTCTTGTTTATTGA
- the LOC132614624 gene encoding auxin-responsive protein SAUR68-like translates to MISAKGLIKRARKWQKFAAKQRNGISFPRTNYHDAESCSTSSSIVGKGNFVVYTTDQKRFVVPLAYLQHKVIRQMLHMSEEEFGLPSNGPITLPCDALFMNYIISLIKRGVAVDLQNALLVSVASSRCSSASYLHEQRNPQLLVC, encoded by the coding sequence ATGATAAGTGCTAAGGGACTGATCAAGAGGGCAAGGAAATGGCAGAAGTTCGCAGCCAAGCAGAGGAATGGAATTTCTTTTCCAAGAACCAATTACCATGATGCAGAGAGTTGTAGCACGTCCTCTTCTATAGTTGGTAAAGGGAATTTTGTGGTGTATACAACTGATCAGAAGCGATTTGTGGTTCCTTTGGCTTATCTTCAACACAAGGTAATCAGACAAATGTTACATATGTCTGAAGAAGAGTTTGGGCTTCCAAGTAATGGTCCTATCACATTACCATGCGATGCCCTATTCATGAATTATATCATATCACTCATCAAAAGAGGTGTAGCTGTAGATCTTCAGAATGCTTTGCTTGTATCAGTCGCTTCTAGTCGATGCTCATCAGCTTCATACCTTCATGAACAAAGAAACCCGCAATTGCTAGTTTGCTAA
- the LOC132614962 gene encoding auxin-responsive protein SAUR68-like: MVSAKKLIKMARKWQKFAAKQRKRISFPRSNYNDAESCSTSSSIVTKGHFVVYTTDQKRCVVPLAYLQHEVIRQLLHMSEEEFGLSSDGPITLLCDALFMNYVISLIKRGVAPGLHNALLVSVAPSRCSSAPYLQKERNSQRLVVELTVINFVIDT, encoded by the coding sequence ATGGTCAGTGCTAAGAAACTCATCAAAATGGCAAGGAAATGGCAGAAGTTTGCAGCTAAGCAAAGGAAGAGAATTTCTTTTCCGAGATCCAATTACAATGATGCAGAGAGTTGTAGCACATCATCTTCTATTGTTACAAAAGGTCATTTTGTGGTGTATACAACTGATCAGAAGCGATGTGTGGTTCCTTTGGCTTATCTTCAACACGAGGTAATCAGACAACTGTTGCACATGTCCGAAGAAGAGTTTGGACTTTCAAGTGATGGACCTATTACATTACTGTGTGATGCTCTATTCATGAACTACGTCATATCACTCATCAAAAGAGGTGTAGCTCCAGGTCTTCATAATGCTTTGCTCGTTTCAGTCGCTCCCAGCCGATGCTCATCAGCACCATACCTTCAAAAAGAAAGAAACTCACAACGGCTAGTTGTTGAACTAACTGTGATAAATTTTGTAATCGATACCTGA